ACCTTAAGTCCTAACGccaaatatgattgaaaacgtCCATCCCGTAGCACACTTCTAGAGATCTCTCGTGCCACCTTGTTTGACTGAACAGATTCCACTTCAAATTCAATCCCTACAAACTCTGAGCATATCGTAGTGATTTGCTGAAGTAGTCCTCTATACCGTGGCCAACGATAAGGTTTCTGAATAGCATCATACAGTTCCTGTGAATCTGTTCCTATATGCACTTCCTCTATTCTCAGATCACGCAAACTCTTCAATACCCATAACAAGCAATACATATCAGCAGATAACTTGTCTGACTTGGGAGTCAAGGCATCTCTAGCATGCATTCCAACCTCACCATTATAGTTCCTAGTAATCCAAGCTCCTCCTACATGGTACCTATCACTCCTCCAATTCACATGGAAATTGCATTTGACCATACCTTGTGCAGGAGGTGTCCAGCTTTGTGGTACTCCCATGTGTAATGCTGTTTGCTTTTCTCCACTCGCTCCTTTGTTCACCTCGTACCATAGAGACGCCTCCTCTAAAGCCCGACGCATCAACACCGCTATTGATTCTTGTGTCTCTGCGTATAATAAGCTATTCCTGTTTTTCCATATTGCCCATAGCATCCAAGGGAGCGCTGCCGGCACTGCTTTAGAAtgcaatttatatttaaatgattGAATCCACAGCTTGCCGGTTTATGTTTGGCCGAACCTTCTTCTTACTGATATATTCTTATGCTAAATCCGTGTGCAGTTGCAATTTGGATTATTCCATATACCAACCagtatatttaaatttgatcgtacaaaatatctgatttttaaaacaatatgaCAAGAATAGAAGCTTGTCCCAACGAGTAACAATTATTGTTGCTTAA
This region of Raphanus sativus cultivar WK10039 unplaced genomic scaffold, ASM80110v3 Scaffold5725, whole genome shotgun sequence genomic DNA includes:
- the LOC130507779 gene encoding uncharacterized protein LOC130507779, with the translated sequence MLWAIWKNRNSLLYAETQESIAVLMRRALEEASLWYEVNKGASGEKQTALHMGVPQSWTPPAQGMVKCNFHVNWRSDRYHVGGAWITRNYNGEVGMHARDALTPKSDKLSADMYCLLWVLKSLRDLRIEEVHIGTDSQELYDAIQKPYRWPRYRGLLQQITTICSEFVGIEFEVESVQSNKVAREISRSVLRDGRFQSYLALGLKVLW